Part of the Candidatus Methylomirabilis limnetica genome, ACCGTTGATGCCTTTCATCGAGTGGCGGTCCACACCCGAGCGCAACGTCGAGGTCCTCAATCAGACCGCCGACCTCTACCGTTATTTCGATTGCACGGAAGAGGCGGAGTTTCTGTATGCATGCGTTGCACGCACCGTCGAGCACGATCTGCCGCGCGAGATCGACTATCTGCGCCGTCACGACGAAGCGACCCGCCGGATCATGGACGCGGTCGAAATGCCGGACCGAGTTGCTGAAAACCTAGCACTGTTCATCAGACAGAACAATGGTACTCTGTCCAGGAAGCGCCGCGAGGGCGACTTCAAGAAGCTGCGCGAAGAGGAAGTGGCTTTCATCGAAGGCATCGTCCACGAGACCTTCGAGGGCTTCGATCAGGGTTCCGGCCGTCATGGCATCGGAGCTGACACGAAGTCGTAGGGACCAACCTCATGGACGTATTGACTCTTAACGAGGACGAGGAAAAAGAGCGCTGCCGGTCGCACAGGCTCTACTGGAAAGAGGCGGTTCGGTGCGAAGAGGCCAAGGCTTATCTCGCCGGCTGTGTGATGCTGGGGTCTGCACTGGAGACGCTGTTGGTCTTGATGGTGAACGTCTTTCCAGAAGAAGCGGCAGCCACCGGTCGGCTCCCCAAGAAGGACGGCACAGATCAACGCAGAAAAGCGGTTTGAGATGCTGAGGGACTTCAAGGAAGCCGCCGTCCTGGACTGGGAGACGGGCCTCGTCTGGGAGCAGTCGCCGGAGAACTCCAAGAGCAACCCCACCTTTGTCCAAAACTGGCACAACGCGCAAGCGAGTTGCAACTTTAGGACGGTGGGTGGGCGGAAGGGGTGGCGGCTGCCCACGATCCAGGAACTGGCGAGCCTCGTGGACCCGACACAATCCAGTCCTGCGCTTCCCAGAGGCCACCCATTCAGCAATGTGCATTCGTCCCCTTACTGGTCGGCGACTACCAACACTATCGATTCCAGCTTCGCGTGGGACTTGGACCTCGACTCTGGCAACGTGTTCAACCTCGGTAAGACGGCCGTGATCCACGTCTGGTGTGTGCGCGGGGGCCAGGGGTCGATCCTCAGTGATTCGGTGATTTGAGGCATTTGATGATTTCGGCTGTGGTCCACCCCTCATCCCTTCCATTGCTCGACGGAGTTCGTCGAAGTCTCCCCTCTGAGGGGAGAGGGTGTCGCCCTGAGGGCTCAGCCCGAAGGGTGAAGTTGAGGGGCGAACGATTACAGATGCCCCGGTACGAGCATCTCCCGATCTACAAGAAGGCGATGGACCTGACGCCAATCCTCTAGGCTCACGCCACCTGAGCCCCGTAGGTATGAGAGACCTCATTTCGAGTTGGGCTCCCAGCTCTGAAGTGCAGATTACACCCCCGTAATGTGGGCTCCCAGGAGGGCGGAGAAGTAATGGTGATCTAGGTGCGCAAGCGCGGCATTTCCGAAGGACGTTTGCGACAATACAGTTCGAAGAGTGTGTTTGCGGTTCGCTACCATTTGCCCAACTCGTCTTGGAGTTTCCTGAACCTCCAGGACATTATGCTCACGCTAACCTGCACGACTATCGAAACGCCTGGCCGAGTTCAATCGGAATGGGTGGCGGATTCGATCATAATACGCAGAATACACCTGGGATGAATACATACAGTCATAACACATTGTGAAACAAAGGCATGCAGGGGAGGTCTGTCTGAATTGTGCTCAACAATGCCCTCTTGCCGGGTGACGCGACCAAAAGATGAGCTGATTTCTCAAAAGAGCGGCCGTCGACCGATCTTCTCTCCCCAACCCCATCGCCAGCCCCTGTTTTGCGCTGCACAATATTCATTGACAATCAAAAACAGCCTTCCTACACTTCTGACTACCGAAAGCAATGCCTTATCCAAAAAAATCAAACTCACCCGGATAACAAAGATCTGTGGTGGAAACGCTGAAACGCTCTTCTAGGGGAGACTTCACAATGAACGACTCTAAGCATCAAGCGGGCGGAGGCTCCAACAAAGAATTACCCGGTTCTGAAACCGAGACCGGGAAGCTCAGCAGAAGAAACTTTCTAAAGGGCGCCGCAACGGTAGCGACCGTAGTCGCGGCAGTTCCCCTTCAACCTTTGC contains:
- a CDS encoding DUF1566 domain-containing protein — its product is MLRDFKEAAVLDWETGLVWEQSPENSKSNPTFVQNWHNAQASCNFRTVGGRKGWRLPTIQELASLVDPTQSSPALPRGHPFSNVHSSPYWSATTNTIDSSFAWDLDLDSGNVFNLGKTAVIHVWCVRGGQGSILSDSVI